The sequence TATATTCTGGAGAGATTTCAGCAAAAAGATATTTTGCTTCAGCCTTACAGGATTATGGAAGGATGCGGTAAGAACATCTCCGACCTTTTGACAGAAGGTTCCTATAAGTTTGTAATATCCTCCGGAGGGGACGGTACGCTGAACTTTATCTGTAATATTATTATGAAGAATAACCTCTCTGTGCCCATGGGAATAATTCCTGCAGGAACCTGCAATGATTTTGCTTCGATATTGAATATCCCGACATCGGTTGAAGAGTGCGTGGACATCATTTTAAAAGGCAGGACGGTGGATGTGGACGTAGGGGTTGTGGATGACAGGATTTATTTTTTGAGCTCTTGCGCCGGAGGTGTTTTTGTGGATGTTTCTTTCAGTACGGACGGCGAGCTTAAAAAGAACCTGGGTGCCCTGGCTTATTATCTGAAGGCGCTTACCGAAATGGCAAGCATGAAGCCCTTTAGAGTAACCATTGAAACCGAAGAGGAAATTTTTGAAGATGACATACTTCTTTTCTGCATTCTGAACGGCAACCAGGCCGGCGGCTTTCACAACCTTATGGACGCGGTTTACGATGACGGGCTTATGGATATTGTCATTATCAAAGACTGCAGAAAAATAGAACTTCCGGCTATTTTCTATAAAGTTATAAACAATGAGCTGCAAAACGACAAGAATGTGGTTACCATAAGAACGAACCGGTGTACCATAAAGAGCTCGAAAGAAATAGTACTTAGCATTGACGGGGAAAAGGGACCGACCCTGCCGGTCGAGGTAAAATTTATAAACAAGGCATTAAAAGTATTTGCGGCATAGATTTATGCCTGAAGGAATTTGTGGCAGAAATAAGTTTATTACTAAATACAAATAAAAGGAAATAATAATAAATAGAAGGAAATAATAAGTAAAAGGCTCAGTGACCAAAATGTCTCTGAGCCTTTTATGCTTATATACCCATAATATTGTAGCCACTGTCAACATGAATTACTTCACCGGTTACTCCGCTGGAAAGATCGCTTAAAAGATACAAAGCTGTCTTTCCAAGGTCTTCCTGAGTGATGTTTCTCTTTAAAGGTGCTTTTTTGGGAACGGCGTCGAGAATATCGCCAAAATTCTTTACACCTTTGGCGGAAAGGGTTTTTACAGGTCCTGCCGAAATTGCATTAACCCTGATGTTGGCCTCACCGAGATCTGCGGCAAGATATCTTACACTTGCTTCAAGGGCGGCTTTTGCCACTCCCATTACATTATATCCTTTGAATACCTTTTCAGAACCCATGTATGTCAAAGTTATGATGCTTCCGCCTTCCGTCATAAGTTCCTTTGCTCCGCGGCTTACTGCCACGAGAGAATATGCACTGATGTTCATGGCATGGGCAAATCCTTCTCTTGAGGTGTAAATAAAGTCGTTTTGAAGGTCTTCTGTTTTTGCATGAGCTATGGAATGAACCAATCCGTGAAGAACACCGTATTTTTCTTTGATGGCGGCAAAGAGGCTGTTTATTTCCTCGTCGGAAGATATGTCGCACTGAAATATGGAATCGGCACCGAGCTGCTCCGCTCCTTCTTTTTCTCTTTCACTCTGATATGTAATTATGACATTTGCTCCTTCCTCCTGGACTGCTTTTACAATACCCCAGGCAATGCTCCACTTGTTTCTTACTCCCATGACCAGTATGTTTTTATTGCCAAGCAAGTTTCCCATCCAAATACAACTCCTTTGTCAAATTTATTCTTCACTACAAGTTTATTTTTCACCTTAAAGTTATATTTCCAAAGATAAATTACCTTTTTGGTTATTTAACTCCATATTACTTTATCAAAATTTACACCTGTTGTAAAGAGTGGTGGAAATATGTGCCGGTTGCTCTGATAAATACGGTAAATTATTAATAAAAATTTCATAAATTTTTAACAAAAGTTTAATTAATTTTATATATTATTTAATTGACTTTAAGTTTTCAATAAATTACAATTACTGGTAACACTTTAATTTACTTAAAAACATATATTTGGATGCTCTGTAAAGGGGGGCGAGGGACATCTCTGATGCAAAAAAACAGAAAGAACCGATAATTAGTATTACAAATCTGAGTAAAATCAATAAAGTGGGTTCGGAAAAAGTAGTGGCTCTCCAGGACATTAACATGGAAATTTACAAAGGTGAATTTTGTTGCTTTTTGGGTACTTCCGGCTCGGGAAAATCAACGCTTTTGAATGTGCTTGCCGGACTTGAAAAGCCAACCAGGGGAAGTATAAAAATCAAAAATGTAAATATTGAAAAGCTTAATGAAAAAAAACTTGCGGCATTTCGACAGGATAATGTTGGCTTTGTATTTCAGGCATACAATCTTGTCAGTCATCTGGACGCTGTTGAAAATGTCAGCCTTCCTCTCATGTTCAAAGGCGTACCCAAAAAGGAAAGGACGAAAAGAGCTGTTGAGCTTTTGAAAGCAGTGGGGCTTTCCAAACATCTCAGACACAAGCCCACCCAGATGAGCGGAGGTCAACAGCAAAGAGTCGGCATAGCAAGAGCCTTTGTTACAAATCCCGAAATTGTATTTGCCGATGAGCCTACAGGAAATCTGGATTCAAAGACATCCATGGAGGTTCTGGAGCTTATGGCGGGTTTGGCAATGAAAAACCGCCAGACTTTGATTATGGTTACCCATGACCTTAATATTGCAAAACGGGCTGACAGAATAATTTACATATTGGACGGAAGAATTGAAGGAATAGAAGAAAATCAGTATGCGGGGGTTACGTATGAGCAAAATTAAGATTGTGAATATTCTGATACTTTTGGTTCTTTTAATCAGTTTTAATTTGGAGACAGTCAATGTGTTTGCCGGTCCAAATGATATTATAATTACAAAGGTAGTGCAAAAAGAGGAGAATGTTTCAGCCGGTAAAAGTTTTAAACTCGAGGTTTACTATAAAAATGTGTTGGGTGTACCTTTGAAAGATGTTTATATTTCCGTAGATAAAAGTTCTTCTTTTTATATTGATAATGATCATTATCAAACCGAGTACCTGAAAGACATGGCTGTTGGGGACGGAGAAGAACCTATAATATTATATCTGGTCTATAAAGGTACAGGAAACGAATTAACTTTGATATTTGATTATTTAAAAGAAGGTGCAACCGATCGAGAACAACTTTCACAAACCCTGTTTCTTAGCGTTAAAAAAGAAAAAGAACAAACTTCCGGTGGTTCACAAACCAACACGGCCGAATACAAGCCGAATTTCAGAATTGTGGGAAAGATAAGCAGCAAACAGGAAGGAAAAAATGTTTCTGTTGAATTTCCCATTAAAAATGTGTCCAATTTTACCGCCAAAGACATTCAAATAACCATGTCAGCCGATTCGGCGGACTCACCTTTTTCGGCGCCGATGGGGCATCTTTCCGTATCCGTTGACGAGATTAAACCCGATGCCGAAAAAAAGATAAAGCTTGACCTTGCTGTAAAACCGAATACCAAAAGCGGTATATATCCCTTGAAACTTGAGTTTAAATACGGCAATTTGTATGGTGATTCATTCTCTTCATCGGAAGTTATATATGTTGACATTGAAAACAATGATAAAAGCCCAAGCCTCATTTTAAAAGGTGTGGAAATGCTTCCCCAAAAACCTGCACCGGGGGACAGGTTCAGTGCTTCCATAGAACTTGAAAACCTCGGAACTCTTGGAGCAAAAGACGTAAAGGTCACCTTGAAGGGATTAACGGTTGACGGGATTTATTCTGAGCTTGTGGGAGTCAATTATTTGAAAACCATTGAGGGAGGCAGGACGGGCAAGCTGAATTTCAGCCTTGTTGCGTCCAATAAAATAAATGTTCAAAGTTTTCCGCTTGAAATAGCCGTTGACTATAAAGACGAATTTGGCAATTCATATGCCGAAAGCTTTATATATTATGTGCCCATAAAGCAAAAAAGCGAAGGAAAAGCTTCATTGAAGATTGACAACATTACTTCTCCGGCGACAGTTGTTGCACCGGATGAGGATTTTAAAGTTGGCTTTGATATTGTGAATGACGGAACAAAAGAACTTTCCGACTTAAAGGTGTCGGTAACGGCTGAAAACGGCATTATCTGCAAATCACAAAGCATAACTGTTGTTGATTCCTTGAAAGTTGGGGAAAAGAAAAGCTTTGAGTTTCTTTTCACTGCCTTGACCGATGCAGTCACTAAAAACTACCCTATTGCCATAAATGTGGAATACGATGATGAAGGTTCTTCGGGAGGAACAAAAGAAAAGCGGACTGTTACACAATATGTTGGAGTTTATGTTGAAAATCCAAAGGAAGAGGAGAAAAAAGAAAATACTTCCACTCCGAGGCTTATAATTGACCGGTACAGTATATCCACGGGGCAGGCGATAGCGGGAAAGAGCTTTGAAATT comes from Acetivibrio thermocellus ATCC 27405 and encodes:
- a CDS encoding YegS/Rv2252/BmrU family lipid kinase is translated as MDKALLVYNPFSGDRGIANKLDYILERFQQKDILLQPYRIMEGCGKNISDLLTEGSYKFVISSGGDGTLNFICNIIMKNNLSVPMGIIPAGTCNDFASILNIPTSVEECVDIILKGRTVDVDVGVVDDRIYFLSSCAGGVFVDVSFSTDGELKKNLGALAYYLKALTEMASMKPFRVTIETEEEIFEDDILLFCILNGNQAGGFHNLMDAVYDDGLMDIVIIKDCRKIELPAIFYKVINNELQNDKNVVTIRTNRCTIKSSKEIVLSIDGEKGPTLPVEVKFINKALKVFAA
- a CDS encoding COG1361 S-layer family protein translates to MSKIKIVNILILLVLLISFNLETVNVFAGPNDIIITKVVQKEENVSAGKSFKLEVYYKNVLGVPLKDVYISVDKSSSFYIDNDHYQTEYLKDMAVGDGEEPIILYLVYKGTGNELTLIFDYLKEGATDREQLSQTLFLSVKKEKEQTSGGSQTNTAEYKPNFRIVGKISSKQEGKNVSVEFPIKNVSNFTAKDIQITMSADSADSPFSAPMGHLSVSVDEIKPDAEKKIKLDLAVKPNTKSGIYPLKLEFKYGNLYGDSFSSSEVIYVDIENNDKSPSLILKGVEMLPQKPAPGDRFSASIELENLGTLGAKDVKVTLKGLTVDGIYSELVGVNYLKTIEGGRTGKLNFSLVASNKINVQSFPLEIAVDYKDEFGNSYAESFIYYVPIKQKSEGKASLKIDNITSPATVVAPDEDFKVGFDIVNDGTKELSDLKVSVTAENGIICKSQSITVVDSLKVGEKKSFEFLFTALTDAVTKNYPIAINVEYDDEGSSGGTKEKRTVTQYVGVYVENPKEEEKKENTSTPRLIIDRYSISTGQAIAGKSFEIELGILNTHKNMNVENIAVSFLADEGVFLPAAESGSTIFIDQIKAGERVVKKMTFATKYDAVPKSYLLNINFEYEDEQNKAYTLKESISIPVIQEQRLEISEIQTGMDAVVGQPVSVNLNFYNMGKSTLNNLMVRCKGDFELQPSSEYFAGNFEPGRSDYYEAYIVPNKEGQVKGSIIFTFEDNNGEVKEIEKEFEIFVQGQPSVMKGDVTIVEPGMAEAGMKFGKAGFPVRRLLILAGVSVPVIAGVVVLIIILAKRKKARADLYENI
- a CDS encoding enoyl-ACP reductase FabI — encoded protein: MGNLLGNKNILVMGVRNKWSIAWGIVKAVQEEGANVIITYQSEREKEGAEQLGADSIFQCDISSDEEINSLFAAIKEKYGVLHGLVHSIAHAKTEDLQNDFIYTSREGFAHAMNISAYSLVAVSRGAKELMTEGGSIITLTYMGSEKVFKGYNVMGVAKAALEASVRYLAADLGEANIRVNAISAGPVKTLSAKGVKNFGDILDAVPKKAPLKRNITQEDLGKTALYLLSDLSSGVTGEVIHVDSGYNIMGI
- a CDS encoding ABC transporter ATP-binding protein — protein: MGSEKVVALQDINMEIYKGEFCCFLGTSGSGKSTLLNVLAGLEKPTRGSIKIKNVNIEKLNEKKLAAFRQDNVGFVFQAYNLVSHLDAVENVSLPLMFKGVPKKERTKRAVELLKAVGLSKHLRHKPTQMSGGQQQRVGIARAFVTNPEIVFADEPTGNLDSKTSMEVLELMAGLAMKNRQTLIMVTHDLNIAKRADRIIYILDGRIEGIEENQYAGVTYEQN